The following proteins are co-located in the Cydia pomonella isolate Wapato2018A chromosome 19, ilCydPomo1, whole genome shotgun sequence genome:
- the LOC133528233 gene encoding uncharacterized protein LOC133528233 isoform X1 — protein sequence MSAAVRAALLCACAMLLHHARAELIGRCPTNATCPARASPCADDNECGEQVCCDTSCGKACVDPLYTGCENIKLSSERISRALAAENSRGGRGLIKSVRAPRCRTSDGEFEEIQCDNEIVSSCWCVDQAGFEVPGTRAPAAALVNCTRKAPCAAHTCRMLCPLGFELDANGCPLCKCRDPCNGITCPGQLSCQLDETPCLRPPCPPVPNCKRARSLQNICPAGEPLLISETSRPFLCGTDPGKPNCPPLYKCLVESGNDYGVCCPASLALRKAGTCPAPTTSSDECGTPCAHDLECPSMEKCCDSGECGKHCVLPQNVTMCHQQKMLAELLVVSEKEGRGYVPQCATDGSFESRQCSRNGLVCWCVDTEGNKLRGSMGPSPSVQCTEKPGPVREGGRSLNSCPRALCAGVCEYGYKSANGCPTCECDDPCEGYPCGEGEECIRVRDADCTGELCTGYPVCRPRVTYENPCESGTPFTDITDGTVVGCGSDQDCPYAHVCTRSRRSGAALCCLDPKYESNSTETDLTEINYESCGAEAEAVCDHNSTISCGDGDCEDGLVCCSTINCGPVCVDPAKMRLQTDRVDDTPTMCEYLRDFDEKMEGTVDGMKLALPAPTCTADGSFSPQQCAHGRCWCVDSFGTEIPETSTNNASAVDCEKVRDSLACLDLTCRMGCDYGFELGSNHCPTCRCRDPCAGVTCPEGRACAVVDVACDAEYCPPVPACLPRKPGQCPFLVPHTGACEWACRGDAECGAGERCCATGCGTACAAATHHSPCQQRRALALHTAAESGKPPSSQDVPDCKLDGSYEPVQCRKAENLCWCVDSGGNEIPGTRAFNSTPSCEAPAPCPEVHCNDEEICAHGRQLDIKGCPTCECRDLCAEAKCRPDETCEIVPLECEAESCPPIVRCTPSPRCPEGAPLAAPGGADVLVCGPSAAACPSTHACRFAPHDTGAPVCCPKPRTVCFDTKDEGNCTDTAGLNATRWHFNHERNRCERFKYNGCSGNHNNFRNKDECNAVCPAEGEASILVTAKKSHIQIDTEVLSPCERLREKNEAAEKKYGKGTFIPKCDVTGAWESVQCMSHIDVCWCVSARGEPLKGSLVRGAKPSCNFRQARKWAKRTGDDERARADEVLEELIRQMTAFRVEEIEEYDEEEVLRDEPVEPRTVETLKPMEKLEVQESEPKSKTIFKTKCQMLQDEAENNDGPPVRCLADGSFAARQCARGRCWCVDAAGQRRAAPVAVPGEPAADPCLPSQIESASLELEIIGTDAAAAERARAALQSQLASLGARVPVTVSKDRSAMKLRAVLAGPRAVDVVYYVENLVKQEKLSGVNKTSAGALGADVIRSEYRLAAQAPLMQQREILSESTVSATTSYHTALIVLAASSAFIISVLCVLVMLYRGRLQREPQKAERFLPPAPPVYVLSADEKAELAKALHAPPPPIPPQNDHTRI from the exons ATGTCGGCGGCGGTGAGGGCGGCGCTGCTCTGCGCGTGCGCGATGCTGCTGCACCACG CTCGCGCGGAGCTGATCGGGCGATGTCCCACCAATGCGACATGTCCGGCGCGGGCGTCGCCTTGTGCGGACGACAATGAATGCGGCGAGCAAGTCTGCTGCGACACTTCATGCGGGAAGGCGTGTGTGGACCCGCTTTATACTG GCTGTGAAAACATCAAACTATCTTCGGAGAGGATATCTCGAGCGCTAGCGGCTGAGAATAGTCGTGGAGGACGAGGACTCATCAAATCAGTCCGAGCTCCTCGGTGTAGGACCAGCGATGGAGAGTTCGAAGAAATCCAGTGCGATAATGAGATCGTCAGCTCTTGCTGGTGCGTCGATCAGGCTGGGTTTGAG GTTCCTGGGAcccgcgccccggccgccgccCTAGTCAACTGCACACGTAAAGCTCCCTGCGCGGCCCACACCTGTCGCATGCTGTGTCCGCTCGGCTTCGAGCTGGATGCTAACGGCTGCCCGCTCTGCAAATGCAGAGATCCTTGTAATGGCATCACCTGTCCTGGCCAGTTATCATGCCAATTGGATGAGACTCCGTGTCTTCGACCGCCATGCCCGCCTGTTCCTAACT gcaagaGAGCAAGAAGCCTCCAGAACATCTGTCCAGCCGGCGAACCTCTGCTCATATCAGAAACCAGCCGTCCGTTCCTGTGCGGGACTGATCCTGGCAAACCGAACTGCCCACCTCTTTACAAATGTCTGGTTGAGTCAG GAAACGACTACGGAGTATGCTGTCCAGCATCCTTAGCGCTACGCAAAGCCGGCACCTGCCCCGCTCCAACCACATCCAGCGACGAATGTGGCACCCCCTGCGCCCACGATTTAGAATGCCCTTCCATGGAGAAGTGCTGTGACTCCGGAGAATGCGGCAAGCACTGCGTCTTACCACAGAATGTCACCATGTGTCACCAGCAGAAGATGCTGGCTGAACTGCTGGTGGTCAGCGAGAAGGAGGGTAGAGGCTATGTACCGCAATGCGCGACGGATGGGTCGTTCGAGTCCAGGCAATGTTCGAGGAACGGATTGGTTTGCTG GTGCGTAGACACCGAAGGCAACAAGCTCCGCGGCTCCATGGGTCCGTCTCCCTCCGTCCAATGCACCGAAAAACCCGGCCCAGTACGTGAAGGCGGGCGAAGCCTGAACTCCTGCCCGAGAGCCCTATGTGCTGGAGTCTGCGAGTATGGATACAAGAGCGCTAACGGATGTCCCACTTGTGAATGTGATGATCCGTGTGAAGGGTACCCTTGTGGAGAGGGCGAAGAGTGTATTAGAGTCAGGGATGCGGATTGTACAGGCGAGCTGTGTACTGGATACCCTGTAT GTCGCCCCCGAGTAACCTACGAAAACCCCTGCGAATCCGGTACCCCATTCACCGACATCACCGACGGCACCGTGGTAGGCTGCGGCAGTGACCAAGACTGTCCTTACGCTCACGTGTGTACTAGGAGCCGACGAAGCGGGGCTGCTCTGTGCTGCCTGGATCCAAAATATGAGTCAAATTCAACTGAGACTGATCTTACAGAA ATAAACTACGAATCCTGCGGCGCCGAGGCGGAAGCCGTGTGCGACCACAACTCCACCATCAGCTGCGGAGACGGTGACTGCGAAGACGGTCTGGTGTGCTGTTCCACTATCAACTGCGGGCCAGTATGCGTGGACCCGGCCAAGATGAGGCTGCAGACGGATAGGGTTGACGATACGCCTACCA TGTGCGAATACCTCCGCGACTTCGACGAAAAGATGGAAGGCACGGTAGACGGGATGAAGCTAGCCCTCCCCGCGCCCACATGCACTGCTGACGGCTCGTTCTCGCCACAGCAGTGCGCGCACGGCCGCTGCTGGTGCGTGGACTCCTTCGGCACGGAGATACCGGAGACCAGCACGAacaacgcttcggctgtggactGTGAGAA GGTTCGCGATAGCCTAGCCTGCCTGGACCTAACCTGCCGCATGGGCTGCGACTACGGCTTCGAGCTCGGCAGCAACCACTGCCCGACTTGCCGCTGCCGCGATCCCTGTGCGGGAGTCACTTGCCCTGAAGGCCGCGCTTGTGCTGTAGTCGATGTAGCGTGTGATGCGGAGTACTGCCCTCCTGTACCTGCTT GTTTACCCCGCAAACCCGGCCAGTGTCCGTTCCTGGTGCCGCACACCGGGGCCTGCGAGTGGGCGTGCCGCGGCGACGCGGAGTGCGGCGCGGGCGAGCGCTGCTGCGCCACCGGCTGCGGCACCGCCTGCGCTGCGGCCACACACCACTCGCCGTGCCAGCAGAGAAG AGCTCTCGCGCTACACACGGCTGCGGAGAGCGGTAAGCCGCCGTCCTCGCAAGACGTGCCGGACTGCAAACTGGACGGCTCCTACGAACCCGTGCAGTGCCGCAAGGCCGAGAACCTGTGCTGGTGCGTCGACAGCGGCGGAAACGAG ATCCCCGGTACCCGAGCTTTCAACTCTACGCCCTCATGTGAAGCGCCAGCCCCTTGCCCCGAAGTCCACTGCAACGACGAAGAGATCTGCGCTCACGGACGCCAGTTGGATATTAAGGGTTGCCCAACCTGCGAATGTAGAGATCTCTGTGCTGAAGCCAAGTGCAGGCCTGATGAAACTTGCGAGATAGTGCCCTTGGAATGCGAG GCGGAGTCCTGCCCCCCGATCGTCCGCTGCACCCCGTCGCCCCGCTGCCCCGAGGGCGCGCCGCTGGCGGCCCCCGGCGGCGCGGACGTGCTGGTGTGCGGCCCGAGCGCCGCCGCCTGCCCCTCGACGCACGCGTGCCGTTTCGCGCCGCATGACACAGGGGCGCCCGTGTGTTGTCCCAAGCCAC GAACAGTATGCTTCGACACAAAAGACGAAGGCAACTGCACTGACACGGCCGGTCTGAACGCGACGCGCTGGCACTTCAACCACGAACGCAACCGATGTGAACGATTCAAGTACAACGGCTGCTCTGGCAACCACAACAACTTTAGAAACAAGGATGAGTGCAACGCCGTGTGCCCTG CTGAAGGTGAAGCCTCCATACTAGTCACTGCGAAGAAATCCCACATTCAAATTGACACAGAAG TATTGAGCCCGTGTGAACGACTCCGTGAGAAGAATGAGGCGGCCGAGAAGAAATACGGCAAAGGCACGTTCATCCCCAAGTGTGACGTCACTGGAGCCTGGGAGTCTGTACAGTGCATGTCGCATATCG ATGTGTGCTGGTGCGTGAGCGCCCGCGGCGAGCCGCTGAAGGGCTCCCTGGTGCGCGGGGCCAAGCCGTCGTGCAACTTCCGGCAGGCGCGCAAGTGGGCCAAGCGGACTGGAGACGACGAGCGAGCGCGTGCCGACGAAG TTCTAGAAGAGCTCATTAGGCAAATGACTGCGTTCCGCGTCGAAGAAATCGAAGAGTACGACGAAGAAGAAGTACTTCGTGATGAACCCGTCGAGCCCAGGACTGTGGAAACATTGAAGCCGATGGAGAAACTCGAGGTTCAGGAGAGCGAGCCGAAAAGCAAGACCATCTTCAAGACCAAGTGCCAGATGCTACAGGATGAGGCTGAAAata ACGACGGCCCCCCGGTGCGCTGCCTGGCGGACGGCTCGTTCGCGGCGCGGCAGTGCGCGCGCGGGCGCTGCTGGTGCGTGGACGCGGCCGGccagcgccgcgccgcgcccgtGGCCGTGCCCGGCGAGCCCGCTGCGGACCCTTGCT TACCAAGCCAAATTGAATCAGCGTCCCTAGAACTGGAAATCATCGGGACTGACGCCGCGGCGGCGGAGCGAGCGCGGGCTGCCCTACAATCACAACTCGCTTCCCTCGGTGCTCGAGTGCCGGTCACAGTGTCTAAAGACCGCTCTGCCATGAAGCTTAGAGCTGTGCTGGCTGGACCCAGGGCTGTGGATGTCGTCTATTATGTTGAGAATCTG GTGAAACAGGAGAAGCTGTCAGGTGTGAACAAAACATCGGCTGGCGCGCTTGGCGCTGACGTCATCCGCAGCGAGTACCGCCTCGCCGCGCAGGCGCCGCTCATGCAGCAACGGGAGATACTCAGCGAATCCACG GTGTCAGCAACGACATCATACCACACCGCGCTGATCGTCCTTGCAGCGTCTTCCGCCTTCATCATCAGTGTACTCTGTGTCCTGGTGATGCTATACCGAGGCCGGCTACAACGAGAGCCTCAAAAAGCCGAGCGTTTCTTACCCCCCGCTCCGCCTGTCTACGTTCTGTCAGCCGATGAAAAAGCCGAACTAGCAAAGGCTTTACACGCCCCTCCACCGCCAATACCCCCACAAAATGATCACACTAGAATTTAG
- the LOC133528233 gene encoding uncharacterized protein LOC133528233 isoform X2 gives MSAAVRAALLCACAMLLHHARAELIGRCPTNATCPARASPCADDNECGEQVCCDTSCGKACVDPLYTGCENIKLSSERISRALAAENSRGGRGLIKSVRAPRCRTSDGEFEEIQCDNEIVSSCWCVDQAGFEVPGTRAPAAALVNCTRKAPCAAHTCRMLCPLGFELDANGCPLCKCRDPCNGITCPGQLSCQLDETPCLRPPCPPVPNCKRARSLQNICPAGEPLLISETSRPFLCGTDPGKPNCPPLYKCLVESGNDYGVCCPASLALRKAGTCPAPTTSSDECGTPCAHDLECPSMEKCCDSGECGKHCVLPQNVTMCHQQKMLAELLVVSEKEGRGYVPQCATDGSFESRQCSRNGLVCWCVDTEGNKLRGSMGPSPSVQCTEKPGPVREGGRSLNSCPRALCAGVCEYGYKSANGCPTCECDDPCEGYPCGEGEECIRVRDADCTGELCTGYPVCRPRVTYENPCESGTPFTDITDGTVVGCGSDQDCPYAHVCTRSRRSGAALCCLDPKYESNSTETDLTEINYESCGAEAEAVCDHNSTISCGDGDCEDGLVCCSTINCGPVCVDPAKMRLQTDRVDDTPTMCEYLRDFDEKMEGTVDGMKLALPAPTCTADGSFSPQQCAHGRCWCVDSFGTEIPETSTNNASAVDCEKVRDSLACLDLTCRMGCDYGFELGSNHCPTCRCRDPCAGVTCPEGRACAVVDVACDAEYCPPVPACLPRKPGQCPFLVPHTGACEWACRGDAECGAGERCCATGCGTACAAATHHSPCQQRRALALHTAAESGKPPSSQDVPDCKLDGSYEPVQCRKAENLCWCVDSGGNEIPGTRAFNSTPSCEAPAPCPEVHCNDEEICAHGRQLDIKGCPTCECRDLCAEAKCRPDETCEIVPLECEAESCPPIVRCTPSPRCPEGAPLAAPGGADVLVCGPSAAACPSTHACRFAPHDTGAPVCCPKPRTVCFDTKDEGNCTDTAGLNATRWHFNHERNRCERFKYNGCSGNHNNFRNKDECNAVCPVLSPCERLREKNEAAEKKYGKGTFIPKCDVTGAWESVQCMSHIDVCWCVSARGEPLKGSLVRGAKPSCNFRQARKWAKRTGDDERARADEVLEELIRQMTAFRVEEIEEYDEEEVLRDEPVEPRTVETLKPMEKLEVQESEPKSKTIFKTKCQMLQDEAENNDGPPVRCLADGSFAARQCARGRCWCVDAAGQRRAAPVAVPGEPAADPCLPSQIESASLELEIIGTDAAAAERARAALQSQLASLGARVPVTVSKDRSAMKLRAVLAGPRAVDVVYYVENLVKQEKLSGVNKTSAGALGADVIRSEYRLAAQAPLMQQREILSESTVSATTSYHTALIVLAASSAFIISVLCVLVMLYRGRLQREPQKAERFLPPAPPVYVLSADEKAELAKALHAPPPPIPPQNDHTRI, from the exons ATGTCGGCGGCGGTGAGGGCGGCGCTGCTCTGCGCGTGCGCGATGCTGCTGCACCACG CTCGCGCGGAGCTGATCGGGCGATGTCCCACCAATGCGACATGTCCGGCGCGGGCGTCGCCTTGTGCGGACGACAATGAATGCGGCGAGCAAGTCTGCTGCGACACTTCATGCGGGAAGGCGTGTGTGGACCCGCTTTATACTG GCTGTGAAAACATCAAACTATCTTCGGAGAGGATATCTCGAGCGCTAGCGGCTGAGAATAGTCGTGGAGGACGAGGACTCATCAAATCAGTCCGAGCTCCTCGGTGTAGGACCAGCGATGGAGAGTTCGAAGAAATCCAGTGCGATAATGAGATCGTCAGCTCTTGCTGGTGCGTCGATCAGGCTGGGTTTGAG GTTCCTGGGAcccgcgccccggccgccgccCTAGTCAACTGCACACGTAAAGCTCCCTGCGCGGCCCACACCTGTCGCATGCTGTGTCCGCTCGGCTTCGAGCTGGATGCTAACGGCTGCCCGCTCTGCAAATGCAGAGATCCTTGTAATGGCATCACCTGTCCTGGCCAGTTATCATGCCAATTGGATGAGACTCCGTGTCTTCGACCGCCATGCCCGCCTGTTCCTAACT gcaagaGAGCAAGAAGCCTCCAGAACATCTGTCCAGCCGGCGAACCTCTGCTCATATCAGAAACCAGCCGTCCGTTCCTGTGCGGGACTGATCCTGGCAAACCGAACTGCCCACCTCTTTACAAATGTCTGGTTGAGTCAG GAAACGACTACGGAGTATGCTGTCCAGCATCCTTAGCGCTACGCAAAGCCGGCACCTGCCCCGCTCCAACCACATCCAGCGACGAATGTGGCACCCCCTGCGCCCACGATTTAGAATGCCCTTCCATGGAGAAGTGCTGTGACTCCGGAGAATGCGGCAAGCACTGCGTCTTACCACAGAATGTCACCATGTGTCACCAGCAGAAGATGCTGGCTGAACTGCTGGTGGTCAGCGAGAAGGAGGGTAGAGGCTATGTACCGCAATGCGCGACGGATGGGTCGTTCGAGTCCAGGCAATGTTCGAGGAACGGATTGGTTTGCTG GTGCGTAGACACCGAAGGCAACAAGCTCCGCGGCTCCATGGGTCCGTCTCCCTCCGTCCAATGCACCGAAAAACCCGGCCCAGTACGTGAAGGCGGGCGAAGCCTGAACTCCTGCCCGAGAGCCCTATGTGCTGGAGTCTGCGAGTATGGATACAAGAGCGCTAACGGATGTCCCACTTGTGAATGTGATGATCCGTGTGAAGGGTACCCTTGTGGAGAGGGCGAAGAGTGTATTAGAGTCAGGGATGCGGATTGTACAGGCGAGCTGTGTACTGGATACCCTGTAT GTCGCCCCCGAGTAACCTACGAAAACCCCTGCGAATCCGGTACCCCATTCACCGACATCACCGACGGCACCGTGGTAGGCTGCGGCAGTGACCAAGACTGTCCTTACGCTCACGTGTGTACTAGGAGCCGACGAAGCGGGGCTGCTCTGTGCTGCCTGGATCCAAAATATGAGTCAAATTCAACTGAGACTGATCTTACAGAA ATAAACTACGAATCCTGCGGCGCCGAGGCGGAAGCCGTGTGCGACCACAACTCCACCATCAGCTGCGGAGACGGTGACTGCGAAGACGGTCTGGTGTGCTGTTCCACTATCAACTGCGGGCCAGTATGCGTGGACCCGGCCAAGATGAGGCTGCAGACGGATAGGGTTGACGATACGCCTACCA TGTGCGAATACCTCCGCGACTTCGACGAAAAGATGGAAGGCACGGTAGACGGGATGAAGCTAGCCCTCCCCGCGCCCACATGCACTGCTGACGGCTCGTTCTCGCCACAGCAGTGCGCGCACGGCCGCTGCTGGTGCGTGGACTCCTTCGGCACGGAGATACCGGAGACCAGCACGAacaacgcttcggctgtggactGTGAGAA GGTTCGCGATAGCCTAGCCTGCCTGGACCTAACCTGCCGCATGGGCTGCGACTACGGCTTCGAGCTCGGCAGCAACCACTGCCCGACTTGCCGCTGCCGCGATCCCTGTGCGGGAGTCACTTGCCCTGAAGGCCGCGCTTGTGCTGTAGTCGATGTAGCGTGTGATGCGGAGTACTGCCCTCCTGTACCTGCTT GTTTACCCCGCAAACCCGGCCAGTGTCCGTTCCTGGTGCCGCACACCGGGGCCTGCGAGTGGGCGTGCCGCGGCGACGCGGAGTGCGGCGCGGGCGAGCGCTGCTGCGCCACCGGCTGCGGCACCGCCTGCGCTGCGGCCACACACCACTCGCCGTGCCAGCAGAGAAG AGCTCTCGCGCTACACACGGCTGCGGAGAGCGGTAAGCCGCCGTCCTCGCAAGACGTGCCGGACTGCAAACTGGACGGCTCCTACGAACCCGTGCAGTGCCGCAAGGCCGAGAACCTGTGCTGGTGCGTCGACAGCGGCGGAAACGAG ATCCCCGGTACCCGAGCTTTCAACTCTACGCCCTCATGTGAAGCGCCAGCCCCTTGCCCCGAAGTCCACTGCAACGACGAAGAGATCTGCGCTCACGGACGCCAGTTGGATATTAAGGGTTGCCCAACCTGCGAATGTAGAGATCTCTGTGCTGAAGCCAAGTGCAGGCCTGATGAAACTTGCGAGATAGTGCCCTTGGAATGCGAG GCGGAGTCCTGCCCCCCGATCGTCCGCTGCACCCCGTCGCCCCGCTGCCCCGAGGGCGCGCCGCTGGCGGCCCCCGGCGGCGCGGACGTGCTGGTGTGCGGCCCGAGCGCCGCCGCCTGCCCCTCGACGCACGCGTGCCGTTTCGCGCCGCATGACACAGGGGCGCCCGTGTGTTGTCCCAAGCCAC GAACAGTATGCTTCGACACAAAAGACGAAGGCAACTGCACTGACACGGCCGGTCTGAACGCGACGCGCTGGCACTTCAACCACGAACGCAACCGATGTGAACGATTCAAGTACAACGGCTGCTCTGGCAACCACAACAACTTTAGAAACAAGGATGAGTGCAACGCCGTGTGCCCTG TATTGAGCCCGTGTGAACGACTCCGTGAGAAGAATGAGGCGGCCGAGAAGAAATACGGCAAAGGCACGTTCATCCCCAAGTGTGACGTCACTGGAGCCTGGGAGTCTGTACAGTGCATGTCGCATATCG ATGTGTGCTGGTGCGTGAGCGCCCGCGGCGAGCCGCTGAAGGGCTCCCTGGTGCGCGGGGCCAAGCCGTCGTGCAACTTCCGGCAGGCGCGCAAGTGGGCCAAGCGGACTGGAGACGACGAGCGAGCGCGTGCCGACGAAG TTCTAGAAGAGCTCATTAGGCAAATGACTGCGTTCCGCGTCGAAGAAATCGAAGAGTACGACGAAGAAGAAGTACTTCGTGATGAACCCGTCGAGCCCAGGACTGTGGAAACATTGAAGCCGATGGAGAAACTCGAGGTTCAGGAGAGCGAGCCGAAAAGCAAGACCATCTTCAAGACCAAGTGCCAGATGCTACAGGATGAGGCTGAAAata ACGACGGCCCCCCGGTGCGCTGCCTGGCGGACGGCTCGTTCGCGGCGCGGCAGTGCGCGCGCGGGCGCTGCTGGTGCGTGGACGCGGCCGGccagcgccgcgccgcgcccgtGGCCGTGCCCGGCGAGCCCGCTGCGGACCCTTGCT TACCAAGCCAAATTGAATCAGCGTCCCTAGAACTGGAAATCATCGGGACTGACGCCGCGGCGGCGGAGCGAGCGCGGGCTGCCCTACAATCACAACTCGCTTCCCTCGGTGCTCGAGTGCCGGTCACAGTGTCTAAAGACCGCTCTGCCATGAAGCTTAGAGCTGTGCTGGCTGGACCCAGGGCTGTGGATGTCGTCTATTATGTTGAGAATCTG GTGAAACAGGAGAAGCTGTCAGGTGTGAACAAAACATCGGCTGGCGCGCTTGGCGCTGACGTCATCCGCAGCGAGTACCGCCTCGCCGCGCAGGCGCCGCTCATGCAGCAACGGGAGATACTCAGCGAATCCACG GTGTCAGCAACGACATCATACCACACCGCGCTGATCGTCCTTGCAGCGTCTTCCGCCTTCATCATCAGTGTACTCTGTGTCCTGGTGATGCTATACCGAGGCCGGCTACAACGAGAGCCTCAAAAAGCCGAGCGTTTCTTACCCCCCGCTCCGCCTGTCTACGTTCTGTCAGCCGATGAAAAAGCCGAACTAGCAAAGGCTTTACACGCCCCTCCACCGCCAATACCCCCACAAAATGATCACACTAGAATTTAG